The proteins below come from a single Deltaproteobacteria bacterium genomic window:
- a CDS encoding peptidyl-prolyl cis-trans isomerase — MLRLTHILSLAIATLLTLPSCSHSSNPEPKGGPVLVLSTSMGDIKIALYEKEAPETVKNFLAYVNDKFYDGTVFHRVIPGFMIQGGGFTPDMQQKPTKSPVKNEAANGLKNEVGTLAMARTPDPHSATAQFFINVKNNDFLDYKDSSMQGFGYCVFGKVVEGMDIVRKIELVKTANKGGHQNVPIDAITINSVSVVPDGK; from the coding sequence ATGTTGCGTCTGACTCATATATTGTCGCTTGCTATCGCCACACTTTTAACGTTGCCAAGCTGTTCACACAGCAGTAACCCAGAACCGAAAGGAGGTCCTGTGCTCGTTTTATCAACGTCGATGGGAGACATTAAAATTGCTCTCTATGAGAAAGAAGCGCCGGAGACAGTGAAGAATTTTCTCGCCTATGTCAATGACAAGTTTTACGATGGAACGGTTTTTCATCGCGTTATTCCTGGCTTTATGATTCAAGGTGGCGGCTTTACTCCAGACATGCAACAAAAACCAACCAAGTCACCAGTAAAGAATGAAGCCGCTAATGGGCTGAAGAATGAAGTCGGTACGCTCGCAATGGCACGCACGCCGGACCCGCACAGTGCAACCGCGCAGTTCTTTATCAATGTCAAAAACAATGACTTCCTCGACTATAAAGACAGCTCCATGCAAGGCTTTGGTTATTGTGTGTTCGGCAAAGTGGTGGAAGGCATGGACATTGTTCGCAAGATTGAACTGGTAAAAACGGCCAACAAAGGCGGGCACCAAAACGTACCCATCGACGCCATCACTATTAACTCTGTTTCAGTCGTTCCTGATGGGAAATAA
- a CDS encoding isochorismatase family protein: MSQPQDKHAIYERAQFGHRLGYGKRPAIVVIDFQLGFTKPEISPLAGNLDAEVAATNTLIAAARKKNIPVIFTVVGYDPHRQDDAGLWPEKVPSLRLLKLGSELVDLDPRLDHKPEDLVIVKKYASGFFGTYLASTLTGKAVDTVIVTGCTTSGCVRATVMDALSHGFRPIVPLEAIGDRAQEPHEANVFDIGAKYGDVVATSEVLEYLEKL, encoded by the coding sequence ATGTCACAGCCACAAGACAAACATGCGATCTACGAACGTGCACAATTTGGCCACCGGCTAGGCTATGGCAAACGGCCAGCCATTGTCGTCATTGACTTTCAGTTGGGATTCACCAAACCAGAGATCTCACCGCTCGCGGGCAATCTCGATGCTGAAGTTGCCGCAACCAACACATTGATCGCTGCTGCACGTAAGAAGAACATTCCTGTCATCTTCACAGTTGTAGGGTATGATCCGCATCGGCAAGATGACGCAGGGCTGTGGCCAGAGAAAGTTCCCTCACTACGCTTATTGAAACTCGGCAGCGAATTAGTCGACCTCGACCCCCGACTCGATCATAAACCTGAAGATCTCGTGATTGTGAAGAAATATGCCTCTGGATTCTTCGGCACGTACCTCGCCTCAACCCTGACAGGGAAAGCCGTCGACACCGTAATCGTCACAGGCTGTACCACCAGCGGTTGCGTTCGTGCCACAGTGATGGACGCATTGTCACACGGCTTCCGTCCGATCGTTCCTCTCGAAGCGATCGGTGACCGCGCGCAAGAACCCCATGAAGCGAACGTCTTTGACATTGGCGCAAAGTATGGGGATGTAGTGGCCACGAGTGAGGTATTGGAGTATCTGGAAAAACTGTAA